The genomic segment TTCGATGATCGCCTTGTCGGGCAATCCGCCGAGGCTGTACATGCCCGACAGGATGTTGGAGATGAAATGTTCCAGCTCCCCTCGGGATACGCTCACGCCGGACGCGCGTACGAACTGCGCGCCGCGGCGGCCGGCGATGACCATGATCCCATTGCCGCCCGAGCCCTGCGCGGGCTTGATCACAAACTCGCGGTGATGGCCCAGTAAGGTATCCAGGTCGCGGATCTGGTGCTCGATCTCGACCACGCCGTAGAGCTCGGGGGTGGCAATTCCGGCGGCCATGGCCAATTGCTTGGTCTTGAGCTTGTCGTCGACCAGCGGGTAGAAACGCCGCTCGTTGTACAGGCTGATGTAATCGCCGTTGCGCTGGTTCATGCCCAGGATGCCCAGCCGCCGTAACGTGGCCGGCGAGCGCATCGGCGGATTGCTGCGCAGCAGACGCCAGCGGGCACGCAGTCGTGAGGTCAGCCCGGCCATCAGCTGCGTGAAATAGCCCGCGCCGCGGCCCGGAAACGCCATAGTTCCGACAGCCGGTAGCCGGTATAGCGGCCGGCCAGCAGCGTGAAGGCCAGCACCAGCAGCAACAGTTCGGGAAAGACGAAGGCCAGATACTCGGCCAGCGGATTGGTCATCACCACGAATCCGAGCGCGGCCACCGCCAGACTGCCGAGACCCGACAGCAGCGCATCCTTGGGCCCGTTCTCGTCCCAGACGATCGACATGCGCTCGATGGTCATCGCCAGGATCACCATCGGAAACAGCGCGATCGACAGCCCGTGCTCCATGCCCAGCTTGTGGCTGATCACCGATACGCCGGCCATGAGCAGGATCACGATCGTCAGCATGGAGGCCAGTCTGGGAACCAGCAGCAGCTTCAGCCGCTCCAGATAGAAGCGCACGATCAGCCCCAGGGCGACCAGCACCGAAAACAAGATACAGCCCCAGATCAGCTCGGTTTCGCGAAAAGCCAGCGCGATGAGCACCGGCATGAATGTGCCGAAGGTGCGGAAACCGACGAAGTTGCGCAGCAGTACGACCACCAGCGCGCCCAATGGTACGGTCAGCAGCACCTTGTAGGTGTTCTGGGTCGCGATCGGCAGCGACAGCAGCGAATAGTCGAGAATGTCGGAGTTGAGCAGGCGCGCGCGTTGCTGGGCCAGTCCCATTACATCGCGCGAGGCGCGGGTGGCCGAGAAATCGACCTGGGCGTTGGATGCACCGTCCAGGCGCACGAGCGGTCGTTGACCGACGTGCCAGACCAGAACATCCCGGGCGAACCCCTGGTGGCCGTTGATCGGGTTGAAAGCCAGCCAGTCCTCGCCGTTGTAGACTTCCAGCCAGGGGTTGAGCCGGCCGTGGCGAAGCCCTTCAGCCAGGGGCAGCACGTAGGCGATCCGGGTCGGGATACGCGCGCCGGCGAGAATATACTGCAGCCGCTGGACCTGCTCGAGCGGCCGCGCGCTGTCGTCGCGCAATACCTCGACCTCGGCGTCGGCGGTCGGGTCGTTGAAGCGGCGGAGCAGCTCCTGGGTGAACGAGGCCGTATCCGCCGAGCGCGAGCGCACGTTCTCGAGCAGGGCAAACACCGCGGCGCGCTCGGGCGCGGTGTATTCGGGAATCGACGGGTAGGCCGGCACCGGCCGTTCGCGTTCGCGGTTGGCGTCGGCGTCCTCGTTGAGCACCACGCGGTAGTAGAGGGTCTGACGCCCGTTGAGATTGCGTGCGGCCCAGCGTGCGATGCGGTTGGCGCCTTCGGGTTCGGTCGCCAGGCCGAAGCCCGACGAGACGAAGCTCTCGTCGAGTACGGTGAAGCCGGGCGGGTCGCTGGGAATGGCCAGCGCGGCCTTGGCCGAGCGTCCGTCACCGTCGAACGTCAGCGTGGCTTCGACCGTCCACACTTCGGCGCTTGCGTCCGGGGTAAGCGGCACGCCGAGACGGCTGACCTTGTAGTAGCAGATGCCGACCGCCGTGATCACGAGCACGAGCGCCAGCACCTTGAGGTGCATGTCCTTCACGATCAGGCTCCGCCGTTCAGTCGTGACTGTCGTCGTCCGGCGTGTTCTCTTCCGGGTTGTGGGCGACCGTGCGGCTGTCGTCGTCACAGCTCGGCTCGTGCAGGAACGTGCGACCGACATCGATCAGGCCCAGATGCTTGATGGTCCGCCGGCCCAGCAGCATCGGATAGATCATGTCGCTACGATCACGCAACGAGAACTGCTCTTCGTAGATCGTGTCGTTCATACAGATCTTGAGCAGCACCACCGGCCGATGGTCGGAGCCGCCGGCGCCGGTGACCCTGAGGTTGCGATACAGTGGACGCTCGAACTCGCGGGTGGCCATGTCCTCGTCGCGCTGATCCTCGATCCCGATGGTGAACCGGACCCAGCTTTTGCCATCGCGCTTGAATTGCTCGATATCGGTGGCGTGCAGCGACGACGTGAGCGCGCCGGTATCCAGCTTGGCCTTGGCCACCACGCCCCACGGCTCGATCCGGGCGTTCTCGACCCAGCCGTAGACGGTCTTGCCGGTCGCGGCCAGCGTGCTCGTGGATGCGGCGCAGAGCATTCCCAACAGCGCAATACGTCGGAGTATGGGGGTGGCTTGCATCAAGACAGTCCTTGTCCGCGTCGGGCGGATCGTCGTCGGGTTTGTCGGTTGTGAGGCGGCTAGTGGCCGCGGTTGATGGCGCGATAGCCGATATCTCGGCGATACATCGCATCCCGCCAGCGGATACGATCGACGCCGGCATAGGCACGGGCCTGCGCCTGGGCGACATCGTCGCCGAGTGCGCATACGCATAGTACCCGACCGCCGCTGGTGCGTACGCTGCCGTCGTCGGCGAGTCGCGTGCCGGCATGGAAGACCTGGGTGCCTTCGGCCGCGGCGTCTTCGAGGCCGGTGATGATGTCGTCCTTGTCGTAGGCACCCGGATAGCCGCCGGCGGCCATCACTACGCCCAGCGCCGCCTGAGCGTGCCACTGGGCCCGGGCCTGGTCGAGTCGACCCGCCAGTGCGGCCTCGATGAGATCCACCAGGTCGGATTTCAGGCGCATGAGGATCGGCTGGGTCTCGGGGTCGCCCAGACGCACGTTGAACTCGAGGACTCGGGCGGCGCCTTCGTCGTCGATCATCAATCCGGCATAGAGAAACCCGGTGAACGCACAGCCGTCGGCGGCCATGCCGGCGACCGTGGGTTCGATGATGTCGGTCATCACTCGGGCGAAGACCGCATCGGTCATCACCGGGGCAGGCGAGTAGGCGCCCATGCCGCCGGTGTTGGGGCCGGTATCGCCATCATAGGCGGCTTTGTGATCCTGCGAACTGGCCAGGGGCAGTACATGGGTGCCATCGACCAGGGCAATGAAACTCGCTTCTTCGCCTTCCAGGAACCGCTCGACCACGATCCGGGCGCCGGATTCGCCGAAGGCGTTGTCCTCCAGCATGTCGCGTGCGGCCGCCAGGGCTTCGTCCACGGTCGCGGCCAGAAACACGCCCTTGCCGGCCGCCAGGCCGTCGGCCTTGACCACGATCGGTGCGCCCATCTCGCGAATGAAGGCTTCGGCCCGGGCATAGTCGGTGAAGACCTCGTAGTCGGCGGTCGGGATCGCGTGCCGAGCGAGAAAATCCTTGGAAAATGCCTTGCTGGCCTCGAGCTGGGCGGCAGCCCGGCCCGGGCCGAAGCAGGCCAGGCCGGCCTGCTCGAAGGCATCGACGATGCCTTCGGCGAGCGGCGCCTCGGGGCCGATCACGGTCAGCGAAATGGCGTTGTCGGTCGCGAAATCACGCAGTCCCTGGATATCGGTCGGCTCCAGGGCGAGGTTGGTCACGCCGTCCATCAGCGCGGTGCCGGCATTGCCGGGGGCGACATATACATGCACGACACGCGGCGAGGCCGCGATCTTGACCGCAAGCGCATGCTCGCGGCCGCCGTTGCCGACAATGAGTACCCGATGGTCTGACTGGCTCATGAAATGCTACCTGGAGGCCACCCGCGGCGGCGCGGCGCACGGCGGGTTTGGAACGATGCGGCGCAAGCTTAGCAAAGGCGTACCGCCTGTCGCCCGTCTCGGCCGGCCGCCGGGTGCCTGTCACGGATCGGTCACCGAACCGTCACCTTGCGGTGATGTAGGCCGAATAACCTGTCGCGGTGTGTTCGACGACCCGGCGTTTGCCATGACCACTTCCTCTCCGAGCGCCCAAGAGCCGGTCCGCTATCGCAGCGTGTTCGTCTCGGATGTCCATCTGGGTACGGCCGGAAGCCAGGCCGAGCAGCTCAGCGCTTTTCTCAAGCATTGCCAGTGCGAGCATCTGTATCTGGTCGGTGACATCATCGACGGCTGGCGCCTGCAATCCACCTTTTTCTGGCCGCAGGAACACACCAATGTCATCCGCAAGATCCTGACCAAATCCAAGCGGGGTACGCAGGTCTACTACGTAACCGGCAATCACGACGATTTCCTGCGCAAGTTCGTGGACTACGAGCTGCGCATGGGCAATATCCGCGTGCTCAACGATGCCGTGCATACCACGGCCGACGGCCGGCGGCTGTTCGTGATCCATGGTGACCTGTTCGATGTAGTCACCCGGTATCACCGCTGGGTCGCGCGTATCGGCGATGTCGCCTATATCACCCTGCTGCGCGTCAACCGCTATTTCAATAATGCCCGCGCACGCCTGGGCTATCCGTACTGGTCGCTGTCGGCCTATGCCAAGCATAAGGTCAAATCGGCGGTTAATTTCATCAGCGAGTTCGAGAAGGCGGTCGCGCACGAATGTCGGCGCCGTGGTTTCGACGGCGTGGTCTGCGGCCATATCCATCACCCCGAGATCAAGAGGCTCGAGGGCGTGACCTATTACAACTCGGGTGACTGGGTGGAATCGGCCAGCGCCCTGGTCGAACATCTCGACGGCCGGATGGAGATCGTTTACTGGGATAGCGACAGAGCAGAGCATCGCGCCGGCGGGTTGCGCGACAAGGTGCGGGCGCTCAACGCCGCCTGATGCCGGCTCGCCCACGCCGGGCGATCCCACGGTAGACTGTGCCGCGTCACGACCAGCCGGACGCGAGTGCCATGACTGTTGAAGATACCCTCCACGAGGGCGAATTCCTGCGCTTGAAACGCGTGGGCACCTGGGAATACGCCGAACGCGTGAACGCCCGCTGTGCGGTGGTGATCGTGGCGGTGACCGATGCCGGCGAACTGCTGCTCGTCGAACAGCCGCGCCAACCGGTCGGCGCGAACGTGCTCGAATTGCCGGCCGGGTTGGTTGGCGATATCGACGGCGCCGAGGACGAAGAGATGGCGGTTGCCGCGGCGCGTGAGCTCGAGGAAGAGACCGGTTATCGCGCCGGCCGGCTCGAGTTCCTTGCTGGAGGGCCGCCCAGCGCCGGGCTGGCCAACGAGGCCGCGTATTTCTATCGCGCTTTCGACTTGCAGCGTATCGATGCCGGCGGCGGCGACGACAGCGAGCAGATCACCCCGCATGCAGTGCCGCTCGACGGCATTGAGGCATGGCTTGCCGCGCGTGCCGGCGAGGGCGTGCTGGTCGATCCGAAGATCTATGCCGGTCTGTATTTCGTCAATCGCTAAGCGGCTGTGAGCGCAGGCGCACGATGGCCAGCGGTCGGTCGCAGGCCAGACAGGCTGCATAGCCCGGTGCGAGTTCGATCGAACGGGTGATCCAGCGTCGGCCGTCGAGCGTCGCGCCGCCCTCGTCCAGCGTGATTGCGCGGATACGCTTGAGCCCCACGCGGCCGCTGGCCTTGACCGTGGCCTCGCGCGCGCACCAGTAGTCGAAGAACCGCGCCGGCGTCTGCTCGATCGCCGGCCGCTCGGCGTCGCCGATCAAGCGGCCCAGGCGGTCCGGCACGACCGGGCGGCGGTGTTCAACGTCCAGTCCGATACGCATGTCCGGCGAATCGGCCAGCGCACAGGCCACCAGTGCCTGGCTATGGGAGATGCTGAACTCGGCCGCGCCGTCGATTCGCGGTCGGCCCCGGGCGTCCAGGCCGATGCGCTCGATCGCATGCCGGTCGTATCCAGCCTGCTCGAGCGCGCAGGCCAGCAACCACAGCCCGGTTTGTGTCCGCGCACGCGCCGCGGGCGAGCGCATGCGCGCCAGACGCGTCCGGTACGCCGGCGGCGCCGCCTCGATCGGCCGGCTGTATGCGATTTTTTCTTGTGCGCCATCTAACAGGGTGTAGAATACATCCATTATTAAAAATTAATGTTCCCTTGTTGGATTGGACGTGCGAACGGGCGGCTTGGAGACGCCGTTGGCAACGTCGATCGAGATGGGGTATTCGATGTCGAACAGCTTATCCGATGTCCGGCCGGTCGTCGGGCCCAGCGCCTGTTTTCCCATAGGCCCGGACGATGCCACCCGAAGCATGCTCTGGCGCTGGCACGGCGCCTTTGGCGATGTCTATCGTGTGCAGTCGGAAGACAATGCCGATGCCTCGTGGGTGATTCACGATCCGGCGCTGGTCCAGAAGATCCTGGTCGGCCACGCCGCCAATTACCGCAAGGGCGCCGGGCTGGACCGGGTCCGTATTCTGCTGGGCAACGGCATCATGGTCAGCGAAGGCGAGTTCTGGACGCGCCAGCGACGGCTGCTCCAGCCGGCGTTTCGTCCGCGCACGCTTGCCGATTTCAACGGTATGATCGATCAGGAAAACCGGCGTCTGGCCGAGCGCTGGCGCATGCATGCCGAGACCGGCCAGCCGCTCGAGGTAGCCGCTCAGATCAGCGAATCGACGCTGGTGATCGTACTCAAATCGATCTTCGGCGCCGACTACCCGTACATCGTCGAGGGCGAGTCGAATCCCTTCAGCCTGCTGACCGAGGAGCCCGAGCGCAATCTGCGTTTCGCAGCCCGGTTTCGGCGTCTGGGGCGGCTCGTCGAGCAGCTCATCGATCGCCGCGAGTCGGCGCCGCGTCCTGCGTTCGACTTTCTCGGCCATATGCTGGCCGCCCGCAGCCGAGCCGGCGAGGCCATGTCGCGCAAAGCGTTGATCGACGAGGTGATGACCCTGATCGTTGCCGGACACGAGACCACGGCCAGTGCACTGGCCTGGGCCTGGTACCTGATTGCGGTGAACCCGGTGATTCGCGAACGGCTACAGGCGGCGGCGGACCGCGTGGACCTCGATCAGCTGGGTCGCGACGGGGGTCATCGCAACCCGGATTTGGCGTACTTCGACGCGGTCATCAATGAAACCCTGCGTCTGTATCCGCCGGGATGGCTGCTATCGCGCCGGGCCGTGGCAGACGACTCACTGGGTGAACACCGTATCGAGGCGGGCGCGCAGCTGTTCATCAGCCCGTATGTGCTGCATCGGCATCCGGACTACTGGCGTGCCCCGGAAACCTTCGATCCGGCGCGCTTCGAGCAGGGCGAAGAGCCCGCGCACCGGTTTGCCTATATCCCGTTCGCGGCCGGTCCCCGCCACTGTATCGGCGAGCAGATGGCCATGACCGAGATGCGCGTGCATCTGGTGCACATGCTGCGCCGATTCACGCCGAGCTATGCCGATCCACATCCGCCGCAAATGGAATCGCATATCAACCTGCGGCCGGCAGACGGAATTTATTTACAATTGGCGGCGAGATAAACAACGCCCGTTTGCTATGCACTCGTTCACCACATTGGACCAGGCGCTGGATGCCCAGGTTCACGGTTCTGCCGAAATCGGCTTCATCGACGGCGCCAACGACGAGCGCCGGCTCAGTTACAAATTGCTTTCGCGCGCGGCCCTGCGTTTGCTGGCGGTGCTGCAGGATCGCGGTGCCACGCAGGGCGAACCGGTCATCCTGTTCGTGGCCGACAATCTGCGGTTCGTACAGTTCTTCTGGGCAGCGATCTATGGTGGCCTGGTGCCGGTCCCGGTGGCTGCCGGTGCGGCCGATGCACATCTCGACAAGCTCGTGCGGGTCTGGAAACACCTCGGCGAACCGCGAGTGATTGCCGAACCTCGGCATATCGAGCGCGTTCAGGCCTTTCTGGAACAGCGCGGCGAGCATGACGCCGCTGGCCGGCTCGCCGGCCAGGCGCTGTCCGACGAGCCGCCGGCGGTCGAGCGCGAAGCGGTACGGGCGAGCCTGAAGCCGGAAGATACTGCGTTCATCCAGTTCTCCTCCGGTTCGACCGGCGATCCGAAAGGGGTGGTGCTCACCCACGCCAACGTGCTGGCCAACATCGCGGCCATCACGCAAGGCTCGCGGTTCGGTGAGCGCGAGATCGCGGTGTCGTGGATGCCGCTGACCCACGACATGGGGCTGATCGGCTTTCATCTGACGCTGGTCTGCAATGGCTTCGACCATCATCTGATGGCGACCGACCTGTTCGCGCGTCGACCGTTATTGTGGCTGGAAAAAGCGTCGGAGAAACAGGCGACGCTGCTGTGTTCGCCCAACTTCGGCTATCGGCACACGCTGCGCGCGATCTCGGCCAAGGGCCTGCCCGAGCTGGACCTATCGTCCGTGCGGCTGATCTACAACGGTGCCGAACCGATCGCGGCCCCGTTGGTGCGCGAATTTCTCGACACGCTGGCGCCGGCCGGTCTGAATGCACACAGCATGTTTGCCGTCTACGGTCTCGCCGAGGCCAGTCTCGCGGCCACCTTTCCGCCGGCCGGTTCGGGTCTGCGCAGCCTGCGAGTGGCGCGCGGCGAACTCGGCGTGGGCGATGCGGTGTGCTTCGATGAGGGTGACACGTCGATCGAGCTGGTCAATCTCGGCGCGCCGGTGACCGGCACCGAAGTACGGATCGCCGATGCAAACGGCCAACCGCTGCCCGAGGACCGGGTCGGCCGGGTCTGGATCCGGGGCACCAACGTGACGGCCGGCTATCACGACAACGCGGCGGCCAACGACGCGGCACTGATGGGCCACGGCTGGCTCGATACCGGCGATCTCGGTTTCGTGCACGGTGGTGATCTGCTGATCACCGGCCGGGCCAAGGAAATCATCTTCGTCAACGGCCAGAACCACTATCCGCAGGATCTGGAAGCGATCGCCGTGGACGTCGACGGCGTGGAGATGAACAAGATTGCGGCCGCCGGCGTACGCGCGCCGGGCGCGGATACCGACGACCTGGTGCTGTTTGTGGTCTTCCGTGGCCATCTGGCCGACTTCGTGCCGATCGCGCGTGAACTGGTCTCGAAGATCAACCACCACGCCGGGTTGGCGGTGGCCCATGTGGTGCCGATCCGGCATATGCCCAAGACCACCAGCGGCAAGCTCCAACGTGCGCAGCTGGCCGGCGATTATGCCGCGGGGGTGTATGCCGAGACCGTCGCCGAGCTCGATGCACTGCTGCGCCCGAACGACAGCCCGGGCGCGGCGGCCGAGGACGCCGGCGACACCGTCGCGGATCTGAAGGCGATCTGCGACGAAGTCGCGCCCGACAAGCAGATCGGCTACGGCGACGATCTGTTCGAGATCGGACTGTCGTCGCTGGAACTGGCCCAGATCCATGAAGGGATCGAAGCGCGCTGGCCGGATCGTCTCGAGGTCACCGACCTGTTCGACTATCCGACGATCAACGATCTCGCGGCCTATCTCGACGAGGAGCGCGCGGCGTAGACCGCCACCGGTTTAACCCGAACGACGGCGCTCGCGGCGAGGGTTCGCGCCCAGCTCGGCGTCGGCGGTATCGGTCAAGCCGTCCAGTCGCTGGCCGAGTTCGCGTGCGCGCTGGTCGATATCGTCGCCGCGGGCGACCGTCAGCGGCTCGCCAATGGTGATCACGACGCGAGCGAACGGCTTGGGAATGATCAACGCATCCCACGAACCGAGCTGCCAGTAGCGGTCGGCGGCGAACGACATCGGCAGCAAAGGGGACCGGGTCAGCTGGGCGAGCATGATGCTGCCCGGCTTGACCTGGCGGGCCGGGCCGTGTGGACCGTCCGGATGCAGAATCGGCGATACGCCCTCACGCATGGTCGTGTACATATCGCGCAGCGCTTTGGCTCCGGTCCGGTTGGCCGATCCGCGCACGATGCGCGCGCCCATGCCTGACACCATCCGAGCCACGAGCTCGCCGTCGCGGGAGGGCGAGACCAGAAATCCCGGTTCGAGCCCCTGTTCGCGTGCCCGCAGCAGATGTCCGACACATACGCTCAGTCGCTGGTGCCAGCAGCAGGCGAGTAACGGCTGTCCTTGTGAGATCAGTCGTTCGAGATGGGACGCCCCCTCGATACGCTGGATCCGGCAGCTGGCGAGCAATGCGCGGGCCAGTACGCGCAGAATCGGAGCCGCCAGCCGCATCCACCAGGGGGATGCGGGCTGCGCCTCTGGGCGGGTATTGGATGACTCGGTCATGCGGTACGTCGCTTGTGTGTCTGTGCGGCTTCGGCGATCGCCTCGAGGCGGTCGATTTCCTGGCCGATATCGGCCGCCAGGGCCTCGGCCTGTTGGGTGCCGTGAAGTGCCCCGACCCACAACGGTTCGCCCACGGCGACGGTCAGGTGGGAGAAGGGCTTGGGAATACGGCTGCCATCCCAGGATTTCATCTGCCAGTAGCGGCTGGCCGCACAACCCATCGGCCACAGGGGCGCGCCGCTGCGACTGGCCAGCACGATTGCGCCGGGCTTGAATCGATGCGCCGGTCCCCGCGGGCCGTCGCCGTAGATCATCGGGGCGATACCGTCTGCGACTGCCTGTGTGAGCGCGCGCACCGCTTCGCTGCCGCTGCGCGTGGAAGACCCGCGAATCGGGACCGCCGCGTAGAACCGACACACGCGCGCGATCATGTCGCCCTCGCGGGACGGGCTGATCAGAAACCCGAGTGGGAGCCCCTGCCGGATCAGCGATTGCAGAAAAAGACCGCTGCAGACCAGCGTTTGATGCCAGCCGCAGGGAATGGCCGGTGCGCCCGAGCTCAGCCCGGTGGCCACCCGGGATTCGCCGTGGACCAAGGTGATCCGGCAGGTCCGTCGCAGCACGCCGGCGATCAGGCATATGCCGGCCGCCACCGCGCGCCCCATCAGCTGCTCGAGCCAGACGGGCCGGTCCTTTTTGCGGCGGGTTTTTCTCGGCGTGGCGGTCGGCGCCATGGGGAATCTCGGTCGCGGGGCCGGCGATGATGCGGCGCCAGCCTAAGCCTAACCCGTATCGGTTGAAACCGTGGGCGATCGCTCGCATCCTTTGCCGACCATTCCTGTCCGAATCGCCATGTCCGCTCTGGGACGACTGTACGGCCGAGCGCCGGCTCTGCTGACCGATCTGTATCAGCTGACCATGGCGTATGCGCACTGGTACAACGGCCACCACGAACGCGAGGCCGTGTTCCACCTGTTCTTTCGCGAGGCGCCGTTCAACAACGGGTTTGCCGTGGCCTGCGGCATCGAGACCGCTCTGGAATACGTCACCCAGATGCGCTTCGAGGCCGAGGATATCGCCTACCTGGCCACGCTCAAGGACAACGCCGGCAACCCGCTGTTCGCGGATGATTTCCTGGATTACCTCCGAGACTTCCGTTTTACCGGTGATATCGATGCCATGGCCGAGGGCACGGCAGTGTTCGCCCACCAGCCGATGCTGCGTGTGCGCGCGCCCATCATCGCCGCCCAGATGCTCGAAACCGCGCTGCTGAATCTGATCAACTTCCCGACCCTGGTCGCGACCAAGGCCGCACGCATTGCACATGCCGCCGGGGCCGATCCGGTCCTGGATTTCGGACTGCGCAAGGCGCAGGGCATCGACGGCGGTGTCTCGGCCGCGCGCGCAGCCTATATCGGCGGCTGCGCGGGCACCTCGAACGTGCTGGCCGGGCAGCTGTTCGGTATTCCGGTCTCGGGTACGCATGCCCACGGTTGGGTCATGGCCTTCGACGCCGAACTGGATGCCTTCGACGCCTATGCCGCAGCGCTGCCCGATCACTGCATCTTCCTGGTGGACACCTACAACACGATCGAGGGCGTGCGTCACGCGATCGAGGCCGGACACAAGCTGCGGGCCGCCGGACACGAGATGCGGGGCATACGTCTGGATTCGGGCGATCTGGCCGAACTGTCGCGGACCGCTCGCCGCATGCTCGATGAGGCCGGCTTCGAGCAGGCCCGGATCGCGGCCAGCTCGAGTCTGGACGAGCATGTGATCGCCGACCTGAAGGCCCGCGGTGCGCCGATCGTACTCTGGGGCGTGGGGACCAAATTGATCACCGCTCAGCCGGATGCCGCACTCGACGGCGTCTACAAGCTCGCGGCCATGCGCAACGACGCCGGGCGCTGGTCCTACCGCATGAAGCTGTCGGATACGCCCGGCAAACTCACCCGTCCAGGCGTTCAGCAGGTTCGTCGCTACTACGAGGACGCCACGCCCGTGGCCGATCTGCTCTACGACGAGGCCGCCACCCATACCGCCTGGTGCGGCGCCGACCAGACCGGCGTTCAGGAGTTCGCCGAAATCCCGAACTATCAGGACCTGCTCGTGCCGATGGTGCGCGGTGGCCGGCGTGTCGCCAGCCCTCCGGCGCTGGCGGACGTGCGCGCACACGCGCTGGCCCAGTTTGCGCTGTTCGCCTCGCGCGCAGACTATCCGGCATTGATCGACCGTTATCTGGATGAGGCGACCGATGATCTGCGCGACTGGCTGGCCGGTCGTCATGCATCAAGCGACGAACACAGGCCCGAACGTTCGACGGATACCCGGGCATGAGCGACGCGCTGCTGCTGGTCGATATCCAGAACGACTTCCTGCCGGGGGGCGCGCTGGCGGTGGCCGACGGCGATGCCGTCGTGCCGGTGGCCAACCGCTTGATGCCGGCGTTCGATCATGTCGTCGCCAGCCAGGACTGGCATCCGCCGAACCACGGCTCGTTCGCCGGCCAACATCCGGGTCGCCGTGCCTTCGAGGTCTCGCAGCTCGACGGCCTGGAACAGATTCTCTGGCCGACACATTGTGTTCAGGGTACGCCCGGCGCCGGCTTTGCCGCGGCGCTGGACGTGGCCGGGATCGATCACGTCGTGCGCAAGGGCACCGATCCCCGGCTCGACAGCTATTCGGCGTTTTTCGACAACGGCCATCGCCAGGCCACCGGACTGAGCGATCATCTGCGCGCGGCCGGCGTCGACGCCCTGTTCGTCTGTGGTCTGGCCGCGGACGTATGTGTGAAGTTCACGGTGCTTGATGCACTCGCCGAAGGCTTTGCCACGACGCTGATCGTGGACGGCGTGCGCGGGGTCGATATGGCGCCCGGGGATACCCGCTCTGCGCTGGAGGCGATGGCCCGCGCGGGCGCGCGCTTGATCGACAGCAGCCAGTTGTTCCAGCAGATCTGAGTCGGGCGTCCGATCGCTCGTGCACGAGCTTTTATTGCAAGGGGCACGTTGTTAAATTGAACGGGTTACCCGTTTCCCCGCTGGTGGTTCCCATGAGTGCTGTGCCAAAAGACTTGGCTGTTTCGGCGCGTCTGGCTGATGAGATGCGCGAGCCGTTTCCGAATTCGAGCAAGATCCATGTCGAGGGCTCGCGGTCCGACATTCGTGTGCCCATGCGAGAAGTCGCCCAGAGCAATACACCGGCGACTTTCGGCGTGGAGAAGAACCCGCCGATCACGATCTACG from the Salinisphaera sp. T31B1 genome contains:
- a CDS encoding NUDIX hydrolase gives rise to the protein MTVEDTLHEGEFLRLKRVGTWEYAERVNARCAVVIVAVTDAGELLLVEQPRQPVGANVLELPAGLVGDIDGAEDEEMAVAAARELEEETGYRAGRLEFLAGGPPSAGLANEAAYFYRAFDLQRIDAGGGDDSEQITPHAVPLDGIEAWLAARAGEGVLVDPKIYAGLYFVNR
- a CDS encoding UDP-2,3-diacylglucosamine diphosphatase, translated to MTTSSPSAQEPVRYRSVFVSDVHLGTAGSQAEQLSAFLKHCQCEHLYLVGDIIDGWRLQSTFFWPQEHTNVIRKILTKSKRGTQVYYVTGNHDDFLRKFVDYELRMGNIRVLNDAVHTTADGRRLFVIHGDLFDVVTRYHRWVARIGDVAYITLLRVNRYFNNARARLGYPYWSLSAYAKHKVKSAVNFISEFEKAVAHECRRRGFDGVVCGHIHHPEIKRLEGVTYYNSGDWVESASALVEHLDGRMEIVYWDSDRAEHRAGGLRDKVRALNAA
- a CDS encoding inactive transglutaminase family protein; this encodes MHLKVLALVLVITAVGICYYKVSRLGVPLTPDASAEVWTVEATLTFDGDGRSAKAALAIPSDPPGFTVLDESFVSSGFGLATEPEGANRIARWAARNLNGRQTLYYRVVLNEDADANRERERPVPAYPSIPEYTAPERAAVFALLENVRSRSADTASFTQELLRRFNDPTADAEVEVLRDDSARPLEQVQRLQYILAGARIPTRIAYVLPLAEGLRHGRLNPWLEVYNGEDWLAFNPINGHQGFARDVLVWHVGQRPLVRLDGASNAQVDFSATRASRDVMGLAQQRARLLNSDILDYSLLSLPIATQNTYKVLLTVPLGALVVVLLRNFVGFRTFGTFMPVLIALAFRETELIWGCILFSVLVALGLIVRFYLERLKLLLVPRLASMLTIVILLMAGVSVISHKLGMEHGLSIALFPMVILAMTIERMSIVWDENGPKDALLSGLGSLAVAALGFVVMTNPLAEYLAFVFPELLLLVLAFTLLAGRYTGYRLSELWRFRAAARAISRS
- a CDS encoding 4'-phosphopantetheinyl transferase superfamily protein — its product is MRSPAARARTQTGLWLLACALEQAGYDRHAIERIGLDARGRPRIDGAAEFSISHSQALVACALADSPDMRIGLDVEHRRPVVPDRLGRLIGDAERPAIEQTPARFFDYWCAREATVKASGRVGLKRIRAITLDEGGATLDGRRWITRSIELAPGYAACLACDRPLAIVRLRSQPLSD
- a CDS encoding ATP-dependent zinc protease encodes the protein MLCAASTSTLAATGKTVYGWVENARIEPWGVVAKAKLDTGALTSSLHATDIEQFKRDGKSWVRFTIGIEDQRDEDMATREFERPLYRNLRVTGAGGSDHRPVVLLKICMNDTIYEEQFSLRDRSDMIYPMLLGRRTIKHLGLIDVGRTFLHEPSCDDDSRTVAHNPEENTPDDDSHD
- the purD gene encoding phosphoribosylamine--glycine ligase — encoded protein: MSQSDHRVLIVGNGGREHALAVKIAASPRVVHVYVAPGNAGTALMDGVTNLALEPTDIQGLRDFATDNAISLTVIGPEAPLAEGIVDAFEQAGLACFGPGRAAAQLEASKAFSKDFLARHAIPTADYEVFTDYARAEAFIREMGAPIVVKADGLAAGKGVFLAATVDEALAAARDMLEDNAFGESGARIVVERFLEGEEASFIALVDGTHVLPLASSQDHKAAYDGDTGPNTGGMGAYSPAPVMTDAVFARVMTDIIEPTVAGMAADGCAFTGFLYAGLMIDDEGAARVLEFNVRLGDPETQPILMRLKSDLVDLIEAALAGRLDQARAQWHAQAALGVVMAAGGYPGAYDKDDIITGLEDAAAEGTQVFHAGTRLADDGSVRTSGGRVLCVCALGDDVAQAQARAYAGVDRIRWRDAMYRRDIGYRAINRGH
- a CDS encoding cytochrome P450 — its product is MSNSLSDVRPVVGPSACFPIGPDDATRSMLWRWHGAFGDVYRVQSEDNADASWVIHDPALVQKILVGHAANYRKGAGLDRVRILLGNGIMVSEGEFWTRQRRLLQPAFRPRTLADFNGMIDQENRRLAERWRMHAETGQPLEVAAQISESTLVIVLKSIFGADYPYIVEGESNPFSLLTEEPERNLRFAARFRRLGRLVEQLIDRRESAPRPAFDFLGHMLAARSRAGEAMSRKALIDEVMTLIVAGHETTASALAWAWYLIAVNPVIRERLQAAADRVDLDQLGRDGGHRNPDLAYFDAVINETLRLYPPGWLLSRRAVADDSLGEHRIEAGAQLFISPYVLHRHPDYWRAPETFDPARFEQGEEPAHRFAYIPFAAGPRHCIGEQMAMTEMRVHLVHMLRRFTPSYADPHPPQMESHINLRPADGIYLQLAAR